A genomic stretch from Desulfolutivibrio sulfodismutans DSM 3696 includes:
- a CDS encoding aminotransferase class I/II-fold pyridoxal phosphate-dependent enzyme, which produces MNLPPFELERYFSVHEFTAKRLMCVSDCQPLTVAELLSLSDGAAEAFAALPMGYADSRGGPSLRQAICPLYAAVTPDDLLVHVGAEEAIFTFFSAIISPGDRVIVQTPCYRSLRDVPAALGASVLEWPGRQEDGWIPDLGFLKKALAEKTRAVIVNFPHNPTGALPDQDTFREIVRLCDAAGAVLFSDEVYRFLEYDPADRLPAACDLSDTAVSLGVMSKSFGLAGLRVGWVASKNAPVLAGMARVKDYTSICGSPATEFLAALALSQREAVLSRTRAITLDNLAAAGEFMARRADRFTWAAPKAGPIAFPRLADGGDAAAFAKRLLDATGALLLPGRVYGPYASHFRLGFGRAGFIEGLAVLDAFLDDAASPGS; this is translated from the coding sequence ATGAACCTGCCGCCCTTTGAACTGGAACGCTACTTTTCCGTCCATGAATTCACGGCCAAACGCCTCATGTGCGTTTCGGACTGCCAGCCTCTGACCGTGGCCGAACTGCTGTCGCTCTCCGACGGCGCGGCCGAGGCCTTTGCCGCCTTGCCCATGGGCTACGCCGATTCCCGGGGCGGCCCCTCCCTGCGACAGGCCATATGTCCGCTCTACGCCGCCGTGACCCCGGACGACCTGTTGGTGCATGTGGGGGCCGAAGAGGCCATTTTCACCTTTTTCAGCGCCATCATCTCCCCCGGCGACCGGGTGATCGTCCAGACCCCCTGCTACCGCTCCCTGCGCGACGTGCCCGCCGCCCTGGGGGCCTCGGTGCTGGAATGGCCGGGACGTCAGGAGGATGGCTGGATACCGGACCTGGGCTTTCTGAAAAAGGCCCTTGCGGAAAAAACCCGGGCCGTGATCGTCAACTTTCCCCACAACCCCACCGGGGCCCTGCCCGACCAGGACACCTTCCGGGAGATCGTACGGCTGTGCGACGCCGCCGGGGCCGTGCTTTTTTCCGACGAGGTGTACCGCTTCCTGGAATACGACCCGGCTGACCGCCTTCCGGCCGCCTGCGACCTCTCGGACACGGCCGTGTCCCTTGGGGTCATGTCCAAATCCTTCGGGCTGGCGGGCCTGCGGGTGGGCTGGGTGGCCAGCAAAAACGCCCCGGTGCTGGCGGGCATGGCCCGGGTCAAGGATTACACCAGCATCTGCGGCTCCCCGGCCACGGAATTTCTGGCCGCCTTGGCCCTATCCCAACGGGAGGCCGTGCTGTCCCGGACCCGCGCCATCACACTGGACAATCTGGCGGCGGCCGGGGAGTTCATGGCCCGCCGGGCGGATCGTTTCACCTGGGCCGCCCCCAAGGCAGGCCCCATCGCCTTCCCGCGTCTGGCGGACGGCGGCGATGCGGCGGCATTCGCCAAGCGCCTGCTCGACGCCACTGGGGCCCTGCTTCTGCCCGGCAGGGTCTATGGCCCCTACGCCTCCCATTTCCGCCTGGGCTTTGGCCGGGCGGGGTTCATCGAGGGGCTGGCGGTGCTGGACGCCTTCCTTGACGACGCCGCGTCGCCCGGTTCGTGA